The following are from one region of the Chiloscyllium punctatum isolate Juve2018m chromosome 24, sChiPun1.3, whole genome shotgun sequence genome:
- the LOC140494532 gene encoding immunoglobulin lambda-1 light chain-like — protein MGICCHSLSQIQSLKAGSSLTEMMRILCFLCSLAVWLGYGQCQTLTQPPHLTVKPGNTATLECNIGTVDSKTVYWYKQTPGSAPQWILYYYHSHSAPTYGSGFSSDRFTSTANSGHNIYQLIIQNVEVNDAAVYYCGKWVSSASTCVFGQGTKLFVAAQQLPDPSVKLLGPSDEEMSRKGAGTLVCLVSKLSTGFAAVSWTVDGSPTSSEVQTSVVSRDPDNSFSLSSYLTIPGCDWSSGKVYSCTVQQGAASETTATVSQSGC, from the exons ATGGGAATCTGCTGCCACAGTCTATCCCAGATACAGTCGCTGAAGGCAGGCAGCTCACTGACAGAAATGATGCGGATCTTGTGTTTTCTCTGTTCCCTGGCAGTGTGGCTGGGCT ATGGACAGTGTCAGACTCTGACTCAGCCTCCACACCTGACTGTGAAACCGGGAAACACGGCCACACTGGAGTGTAACATTGGAACGGTTGATAGCAAAACCGTGTACTGGTACAAGCAGACACCAGGGTCAGCTCCTCAGTGGATTCTCTATTACTATCACTCGCACAGTGCGCCTACCTATGGGTCTGGGTTTAGCAGCGACCGTTTCACATCGACAGCCAACAGCGGCCACAACATTTACCAGTTAATCATCCAAAACGTGGAGGTGAATGATGCCGCCGTCTATTACTGTGGAAAGTGGGTGAGCTCGGCCAGTACTT gtgtgtttgggcaaGGGACCAAGCTCTTTGTTGCAG CTCAGCAACTCCCTGACCCTTCAGTAAAACTGCTTGGGCCTTCAGATGAGGAGATGTCCAGGAAAGGAGCCGGCACGTTAGTTTGTCTGGTCAGCAAACTGTCCACGGGCTTTGCTGCGGTCAGCTGGACAGTGGATGGGAGTCCGACAAGCAGTGAGGTCCAAACCAGTGTGGTGTCCCGTGACCCAGACAACAGCTTCAGTCTCAGCAGCTACCTGACCATCCCTGGCTGTGATTGGAGCAGTGGGAAGGTGTACTCCTGCACAGTGCAACAAGGAGCAGCTTCAGAAACAACCGCAACAGTCTCACAATCCGGCTGTTAA